The DNA region tgtaaacaaaaataatttaaaactacAATATTATATCAattgaatttctatttttaaaattgaatctcCAATATATTTTTCAGATTCAAATTCTATTAAAGGGTCGGTGAAATAAGAAGGCAAAATTACAATATGACATAtgtgaaaaataatattttatagttCAATTGTACACAAAAATATAATGATCATTTagtataataatttatattcatAACATAAGTTGTGTTACGTACGAGTCTCAGTTGATATTGAAATTTGAAGTAAAAAATGGAGAAAAGggtaattaagtaaaattatcttagcactaactattactattaatttattgcattgacttttataattatttacaaaaatgcaTGTGGctggccacattatggctgcatagcattattctaaaATAAATCCCATATGGTCCAAAGAATCTTGACGAGTGAAAAGTTCTTAGTAAATTTCCTTTGTATAAAAACAGCTCCTCATTAGTCGTTGTTCTCATATTTTTATACTCTACTAATTTTGATAGATCGTATCACTACAAAATCAATTATATTAAAGCTTTGACTAAATACGAGAACATGCATGCGTGATAGATATGTGACGAACAAACTAATCCACTATATATATTATAACGTGtaattaaaaatctaaaatgtgCAATTTGCACAATAATGACATTCACAAAAAGATTAATATGTACGTAGTTGGTTTCCTTGCATGAACAAAATCTTTTTTTTAGTGTCCGACCATATGTATTCAAACCTTAATCTTGCTTCCAATTCTGACCAtatttgataaatcaaataTTAATTATTCTCTTTATCTGAAAAAAATGTAACTACTTGATaggagtatatcaaatactaataattcGTAATGGAGGTAGTTAGTAACATATGGAGTAGTTATCAATTTATTAATGTTCAAATAGTATCTGTCAATTCAACATTCAATAACTTTGTAACTACCAAAGACGACGGCGATCGTGGactttagaccatccacaacctTGTCACTAaatcgtcccttaaattatTATTCGCGGGTCTCACTGTAGTTTTTtacttcatcccttaactaagggacgaaacctgcaacccttaACCGTCCTTtaatcgtcccttaaattactattctttcaatttcattttttatttttatttccaaccaaattcaattaaaaaacacatttcattaaaaataaaataaaattacaacataaaataaaaacggctataaacgcgttgagatcccacccgccggagccgccaccgccggagtttccgtcgccagacattttgtgatgagatgttagatgaaaattggagagaaaatggagatgatttgggaagaatggatgtgtagttgtgtgtgaaatgaagatgaattaggagtatttatagagtaaaaaaataaaaatagaaaacggctataaacggtaatattaccgtttttaatattttatttatttattttatttaatccaatttttttaaaaaaataaattattgcgtcaacgtgacgatgcccactcgcgggcggcgagtgggcgtcacgcatggcacCGGGGcacgccacgtcgcctcggcgcgtggtgagacgtctcgccattcgTCACGCCGTGACGGAACACGGAACGGGcaggggacgagacggggcgccgcaacgcgtcgcaCCGCCGTCTCGTTCCTTCgtgacggaatacgggccacccgcgtgacgcgttgcgggtggccttacgGCAGCCTGTAAAATTGTTCTCAATattattatcaattttatagCAATGTTTAAAACCCCCGGTCCATATCTCCTTAACTCAATTTACATACAACACAAATCACCAACATTTAATTTATTCCCTCTTTTGGAAgtatttttatattgaatttaaatgtGTAAAAATAAAGCATTAAAATGGTATAATCAGTCAATCATAACTATTTTAGCGTTCTCGATCTGTGTTATGTTCCTCATATttgcaattttatttaatttagaagtTAAGAATAatgtgaaaatgataaaattggTGATTTAAGTTGTGGCTAAAATGGAGTTGACCTTACTGTAGACGAGTCATTTACGACTCCTTGTATGCCACTAATGACTAGATTAAAGATCATCCGATTTGCTACAATTAATGAGATGTAAATTGCATTAGGTACATAATATAATTTCATTGCAGAAAAAAAAAGGGGATTCTGTCGCCTTAGCGGTCCCCACTCTCCAGCctgacatcatgtgagggggttcaatcaaGGTACACAGTAGTCCGTTAAGGGGTAGACCTctggcccgacatcatgtgagggggttcaatcagggtacacagtagcccgttaagagataggcctcacacttgtgcctgaaagatagaagcaactacacgacggCAGTGGAATTTGAACTCGGGCTCACTGCAGTAAGATCTACCCCTTCGTTGCCAAATGCGCTGCCCCTAATATAATTtcatagtactactatatactaGCATTAGCTAGGTATAATTAACGCCATTCACTTAGAAGAACAACAGATAAAAGTCCAAAACCATAACTTATATAACAACTAGTTTCAACCAACAcgctaatatattaaaattccCCCACTTGTTCCGTCAATATAATCCCAGGCAATCAACCCAAATCCAATCAACACAAatttttcacaaaatcaaaTACAAATATTTGCATTAATAACTAcaaatatgtttatgtttacCAATTGTTTCGGAAAGGAAAAAATATACACCAAAGAAAAGGTGGCAAAGCTCCATTTCTACGTGCAAGACCTCCGCATCGGCCACGTCAATGCGACGGTGTCGGAGGTGGCCACCGCCTCCGTCACAAAGGATTCCCCCTACAACTTCGGCAGTGTCCACGTCCTGGACGACCTCGTCACCGCGGGGCCGGAGATGGACTCCCGCCCCGTGGGCCGCGTGCAGGGCCTCACCACCAACGCCGATCTCTCCACCTACGGCATCGCCATGAACCTCAACTTCTACTTCACGGCGGGGAAGTTCGCCGGCAGCCAGCTCAGCCTCCTCGGCCGGAATCAGGTCTTGGACGACAAGAGGGAGCTGCCCGTGGTCGGTGGGACCGGCGCGTTCCGGTTCACGCGCGGCTACGCCATCCAATCCACCTACTCGAACGATTTTCCGGCCCACTACGCCGTGTTGGAGTACACCGTGTACGCCACCTATGATTCGGAGATCGGAAAAAGCGATGAAGATGTTgaggttttttaattttgagttaatttattttattaatttgccTTTGATTGTATTAGTGATTATAGTGTGATGGGGTTAATGTGAGGTGGTAGTACAAGTTGTGATTTTAGTGGTGTGGTGTGGTTGCTTTTTGTAAGGGAGTACATTATTGTCTTCAGCTGTGTGGATATAAATGGATTCCATTTGGCCATTGTGATATGAGTTTTCTATCATGTTTTACAATAATGACAATATTGTATATCCCTTCTGAACgcttaaaaatacaaaaacttATAAATGACGTGAAGTTTTATATTccattgataaagtaagagatagatgaaaaatggtaacagagaaaaaaaataatagaagtagtgttagtggattgtgagatcTATATTAAGTACTTCTTTCGTCCCATATTTGGGAATCGGGCACAgatttttatgtagtgttgttttgtgagttaatgaaaagagagtaaagtaagaaatgaaaaGGTAGAGATATCAATATTTCTATTTTGAGaaattaacattttatttttaatgggacaatctaaaaataaaaatattttacttttaatgGGACAGGGGGAATATATCGTTAAaacaaatttcatattttaactTGATCAAATGTTGAGTGATAAttcaaaatggtaaaaataaTGTAAGATGAGGTCAATGTCGTTGCTCATGGACCAAAACGCGGttcaatatttaaaaatataatcaacGCCCCTTTTAATAAAAGTAGTCTATTTTCTTTATTGGATTGGATGAGGTCAATGTCGTTGCTCATGGACCAAAACGCGGTTCAATATGTAAAATTTAATCAACGtcccattttatatattttttttaaatttatctcAACTATTATGTATCTTCTATCTTCTTACTAAAAATGCATGCCCTACttcaatcaataaaataattctacgtaaaatgtagtgTCATTCACAAAAATGATTATATTAAATGGATAAATGTTATGGATTTATTAATTGTGTTAATATGTCAAACTAGATAATTAAACTAATAGTTGACCACAAACTTAAAAAACTAGGAAAATTAgcataaaatcataaattttcacAAAAACTTGCTATTTTTCACCACAAAGTGATCTTAAAAATCATCAGTTTTTTGAATTGTGTGAATTTCCCACACTAAAATTTCCACCATAAATTTTACCTACATGGAATGCCCACAATTCTGACCAAATTTCTGCTAACTATATTTTCCTTTCCATTCTcatttcaatttatttcattCCTCATTTCGAAACAAAAGTTAATTTTTTGTCTCTCATTCTCCCGCATCAGTTATTCCCCCACATCCCTGATGCCGCAGCCGTCACTGTCGCTAGCCTTCCATCTCAACGACGAAAAATACGTTAAGTGCATGTTTGATAATCGATAACTCATTTAGGAATGAAATTCTATGAAAAAAATGAGCTATGGCCTTTAAGtataatatggagtatattgtGCACTAAATTAGTAACTGTGTGTGggtaataatatttcaaaatagaGTATTCCCTTCGTGCACCAAAAATATACTCTTTCAGTGATCAATTTTTCATCTTGGATTGTCTCACCATAAAtgattgtttcttttttttggtaaaaagcaACACCTTTATatccattattttatttcatttctctaTATACTCTATTtctcactttattctctctttatctctcttgcttttttctttctcatactttattcttttcacttaactcaataaatatcattttttaaaatcccgTATTCAAAAGAAACTCATCACTTATAGTGGAACAGATGGAGCATTACATTAAGTTCGACACAAAAATTATGATACACTTCTTGGAGAAAAACATTTCATCGAATATCACCAACTTTCAATTTAGCTTCCATGTAttccattagagcatccgcaatggggtggatgtcccggcggacatcccaaaaacacctcctgccacgtcataaggacatcccactgcactgccacgtcataaggacatctcactgcacaatagcggacatccccaaagacatcccggcggacattccaaaaatacctcctgccacatatcataaggacatctcactgcactgccacgtcataaggacatcccactgcacaatagcggacatccccaaggacatcccggcggacatccacaataataaaaattcacaaattcacaaatatgcaatttacggaattaaaatttcgacacgaatacgggaaAAATGCaacgattttatttaaatagtaaaaaacatacataattgtttaaaaatacatagtttaaaaaaatcaaaaatcgggacgtccgccgggacgttcgtcgtggcaccgcaatggcggacgtcacgacgTACGTCGCCGGAAGGCCGTGGATACCTCACATCCCCTGCGAACGTCCGCATCCGCCTCTCCCCGACCTAATGACAGacatccggcacgccggtccgacaTCCGGCGgtaagtccgccattgcggatgctcttaatattCTCTGTTGTGAGATCAGAATCCACATTATAGCAATAATTTCAGCCcatttatgatttttaaaaGCCCACTAtgaattagaaaaaaaacattatACTACCAATGACTTGAACCCATTTACGGAATCAAAAGCCCATCAACAAATTGCGTAGGCCAGATTCAGAAAAGACGGCGTATTAGTATTACATTTTAACCTCCGGTGAGATCACGGCGCCACCACTGATCTCACGGCGGCGATGCTCGACGGAGCTCACATGTTGACGCCATTACTATGACCCCCAATAAATTTCGAAACTATCCCTGCGTCGTACAGAATTTCCTCAATCTCGCATCGCGCGGCCAGCTCTGTGAAGCAGTTGACGCCTTGCCCTATTTATCTAAAGGAGGCGTTTTGCTCAACTACAAAACCATCGCCTCTCTCCTCCGCCGAATCGCCGATGAGAAGTTGATCAAGGCGGGGAAATTGGTGCACCTCCATTTGAAGCTGACAAGATCGAAGCATCCCGACACTTTCCTCGCCAATCATTTGATAGAAATGTATGCGAAATGCGGCGATCATTCTAGGGCGCGGGAGGTTTTCGACAAAATGCGCGTGAGAAATTTGTATTCTTGGAATAATATGCTCTCTGGTTACGCGAAGCTGGGGATGGCGAAGGCTGCGCGGaaggtgtttgataaaatgCCTGAGAGAGATTTTGTCAGTTGGAACACGATGGTAATGGCGTATGTGCAGAGCGAGAGGTTTGATGTGGCTGTCAAGTGTTATTTGGAGCTGAGAAGGTCGGATTGCGGGTATAATGAGTATAGCTTTGCTGGGGTGTTGACGGTTTGTGTGAAGTTGAAGGCTTTGTGGTTGTTAAAGCAGCTGCATTGCCAAGTTTTTGTACTTGGATTCTTGTCAAATGCGATTCTATCAAGTTCTGTGATGGATGCGTATGCGAAATGTGGTGAGATGAGGGATGGGAGAAGGTTGTTCGATGAGATGAAATGGAGGGATGTTCTTGCTTGGACCATCTTGCTCTCGGGCTATGCTAAAGACGGTAATATGAAATCAGCTCATGAGATCTTTTATTCAATGCCGGAGAAGAATTCTGTTTCTTGGACAGCATTGATATCAGGGTATGCTCAGAATGGAATGGGGCGTCACGCCCTCTATCTATTCAAAGAGATGATCAAGATGAGAATTGAGCCGGATCAGTACACGTATAGCAGTTGCTTGTTTGCTTGTTCAAGTACGATTTTGTCTCGCCATGGTATGCAGCTTCACTCACATTTGATAACTGCTGGTATTACGCCTAATGTGGTAGTTGTGAGCTCTCTAATTGACATGTATTCAAAATGTGGAAGTTTACATGATGCAAAACAAGTTTTTGATGATACACAAAACAAGAATCATGTTGTGTTGTGGAACACATTCATATCTGCATTAGCACATCATGGATGTGGTCGGCAAGCTTTAAAGATTTTTACAGATATGGCTGGGTTAGGTTTGAGACCGGATAGTGTGACGTTTCTTGCCCTCCTGAATGCGTGTAGCCACTCGGGGCTCGTGCAGGAAGGGCTGGAATTGTTTGGCTCGATGAAGGCAGATTATCAGATTGTGCCCGATCAAGAGCATTATGCTTGCTTGATTGATCTACTCGGGCGATCTGGCTGTTTTGATGAGATGATGAATCAGCTGAAGAAAATGCCATTCAAACCCGAGGATTGTGTTTGGAACGCCTTGATTGGTGTTTGTAGGATTCATGGGAATGTAGAGTTAAGTAGAGTAGTGATGAGGCACCTTGTGGAGGTAGACCCTTGTTCCCCTGCAGCGTATCTTCTGCTTTCAGCTATATACGCTGCTCTTGGGAGGTGGGATTGTGCGAAGGAAGTGAGAGACCTTATGAGTTCAAGACGTATTCAAAAGGACCAGGCTGTTAGTTGGGTAGAAGTCGATAGAAAATTGCAGTTAGATACCAAACATGGAAGGGATACAACCTCGGTGTTGGAACTGTTAGCTGATGGGAACACAATATACAGTGTTGAAAGTTAAAAACTCctacattttttatttgattcacCACCCGCCATTGAAATAAGGCAGGGCAGAGAACTTGAAAATCACCTGACCAAGTTTATGTCACTTGGTTTATTTTCTATCTGATTACAgtttttctcttcattttcatttctgGTTTGTTGTTTATTTTGTGGTGATTTAGAATTTGATGGCAATTTTGTGAAATTGAGATATTACTGTCTAAAAATGATGAGTTTCACTTCACCAAATTAGACCTGTGATTATGATCTTTAACCAGCACTGTGCTTAGAACACTTGAATCTTCTGTGAGTACTTGTAGCTAACGGAGCCAAGAATATATGTTGCTCCCTATTTTGCTCAGTCGAGATGCCTTAGTTTGGGAGTTATGCTTTGAGCTAAATGCTAGATCATCGCGCCTTTTGGCCCCGTGTTAGCTATAGAGCTGAGATGATTGTTATGCAGAATTGATAACTCGATGTAAGTTTGAATTTCGTATTAATCTGTAGATGTGCAAAATGCAGACAGACAGATGATGGCTATCCTTCTGTCTTCTTCCCATTTGTTCTGAGGATTtgtgaagaaaatgaaatattactGAAGTTTCATGCATATTGGTGCCTTCTTCTCTGATCAAATTTGCAGCCTTCTTATGTTAAAGTTAAACTCAAGGTTGATTGATCACTTAAATTTACATGTACCACTGAAGGTTGATTTAAGCTTGCTTTCATGGAATATCACTGATATTTCATATTTGATACTATTATCAGTTCGAATATAGTACTCCCAATGTTGAACACAAATGGCAGTTTCATATCTTGaactaattaatactccatgtaatactaatattttacaaCTGCCGACCGTAACTAAGATTACCTGTCATATGCATAATAAAATGACGAAGAAATCAATGTTAATAAAACTTAAAAAAGCTAGAAAGAGAAAGGGAAAGAGGGTACGTGCAGGCGTGGAAAGCCATACAAATGGATAATTAGGATAAGAAAAATCGGATTATAGTAAAACCCCGCCAATCAATCATTCCATCAAGCTGGCCCCACCTTCATCAATCCCCACCTACAGCACTACACACAGTCTCTTCATGATCAAGGATGATTAACCATTTAGCTACTACTATTTCATGATCAAGAGATAGAAAGTAGTAATCAATTTACGAACCTAACCAACATAATTCCCTGTTAAACCTCTGCTTCCTTCCCCTAGCCATGGGAGCCCAAGTTTCCAAACAAATCGAGCGCCGCACGGACATCAAAACGGAGAAGAAAGTCCTCGCCGACCTAAAACAGACCTGCGGCTGCGACTACCCCGGCTGTGATTACCGCCCTTCCGATCGGAAAAACTGGATGTCCGCCCTCAATCCAGACAAGCTCCGCATCAACCAGATCGTGTGGCCAGGCACGCACGACTCCGCCACCAACCAAATCGGCATCCCCTTCATCAGCCGCCCCTTCGCCCAGTGCCAAACCCTCTCCATCTACGACCAGCTCGTCGCCGGCGCGCGCGTCCTCGACGTCCGCATCCAGGAGGACCGCCGCGTTTGCCACGGCATCCTCCTCACCTACTCCGTCGACGTCGTCATCGCCGACGTCAAAAAATTCCTCACCGAAACGCAATCGGAGATCATAATCCTGGAAATACGCACCGAATTCGGCCACACCGATCCGCCAGATTTCGATCAGTACCTCAAGGATCAGCTCGGCGATTACCTAATCCACCACGACGATCGCGTTTTCGAGAAGACGATCGCGGAGATCCTGCCGCGGCGAGTGATCTGCGTGTGGAAGCCGCAGAAGGCACCGGCGCCGGCGGCGGGGGATCCGCTGTGGAGCAGCGGGTACTTGAAGGACAACTGGACCGACACGGACAAGCCGTCGACGAAATTCGAGAGCAATATGAAGCATTTGGGGGAGCAGCCGGCGACGGTGGGGAGGAAGTATTTCTACCGGGTTGAAAACACGGTGACGCCGCAGGCGGATAACCCGATCCTGTGCGTGAAGGCGGTTACGGGTCGGATCCAGCCCTACGCGAGGACGTTTATTGCAGAGTGTGTTAGGCGGGGAATTGCGGATCGGTTGCAGATATTTTCCACCGATTTTATTGATGATGATTTTGTGGATGCATGCGTTGGCCTCACCTCCGCCAAGGTTGAGGGCAAGGCCTGACGGTCGGGTAGGGTTGTTGCTTATTTCATTTGTTCTCTTATTATTATTGGATTCTTCAAATTGTTTGTATATGTTTGTACAGTTGTGAATCTTGTTACtgagtttttaattttatgctaAGCTCTTAATGGGTGGTTGGTTATTGGAATAAAACCTGGTggttgtatttaattttttcagtCAACTTTTTTAGTGatgtttgtgtttttattttggtGTAGCATAAATATCTAACCCTAAGAGCATcgacaatggcgcctagcgcaccgcttagccgagcctcggcgctaggcggtgcgctcggCGAACCATTGCAACCGCTTAGCGGTTTTCCGaaaaaaaaatcgcctagcgctcggcgccattgcagggtccggatcgccgagcgcatcgcTTATTTGAGTGGAGGCGGCGGCaacggcggcgacggaggcgacagagacgaggagtgaatttttttaattaatgtacttttttttaattaatgtactttttttattttattgtactttttttaattaatgtactttttttaattttaatagtattattaaattttcttgtatctgtgtcgtaaatttaattctgtatgttgtgtgattgttaattatttgttttatataattttgagtgatgtgactaggctatggctgggctatttgcttgtcttgatgatgtggcaggaggatttttagggctgatgatgtggtaggaggagtttgtggttaggctatggctgggctattgctgggctattcctattgtggatgctctaacatgcTACTCATATTTCAACAAAGAAATTGagtccttagagcatccacaaccgtactcttgccaacgagcacggttgtgtgCCCGGCCctactttttctgtctgctcttaggcaagacaCCCACagtcgtgctcttccgcaaggacgagcacaagggccccaccattctattattcaatttgaataaaaacatttccacaaaattaaaatgcattaaaaatatccggaataatattacaaattataaataaaataaaaattacataatcaaaatcctaaaaaataaaaactacataattaaaatcctaaaatttaaaaagtacgtaattaaaatcctaaaaaataaaaattacataattaaattcataagtgaccgaatttcgtccaaatggatgataaatgtgtgtatttatagatggttttgggattaaattttaaaaaaaaaattcaaaaaaccttaataaaatggctatatttttgggaatctgaaaatatatatttttttaatttttggtattattttcgatttttttaaaaaaaaaaagaaaaaaaaaatgccaacggccaatagaaacacgccacgtcgccctgctcgctgacaaggacgtgctcttagctaagagcacatccgtgccaacggcaagaaCGCAACAGCGGATAAgcgtgtccttgccagcggcaaggacgaaTGGAGAGCTTGTGCTCATCGTTACGGATGCTCTTAATATTGCAAGCAAGGCTCACAATTCAAGCTTTGTTGTTGCGTTTGTTATTGAATCGGCGTGATAAAACCTAACAAAAACATGATCTATTAGGAATCTACCTGAAAGAAACATGATTCAATTTATACCGACAacatagattaaaaaaaactcaattTTTTAATAACACAATAAACAAATTACAAGGTCTCACAAATCTAAAACAagttagtaataaataaaaaaaccaatACAAACATGATTAAACTTAGAcactaataaattaattttgtgagactttttatttacaaaattgacAGGCTTAGTtgcaatatttaaatttcacaAATTAACATTTAAAGTTGATTTCTTATCGATCGTCAAAAGTCAAAACAGAGTATAAAGTTAAAAGGTTGCAGCTCATACGCATTGGAGATTCTCACTGTTCAAATTATAATTACAAATTCAGTTGCAATGCACAAGAAATAATGATGTATGAACATCACAAATCACAAGCAACGCATGTGAAGAATCATTGATGGACACATTATTATACCTATGAAACTGTCATGTAACATCGATGTAGTTTGGTTGGACTGGAATAAATATTTGGGTACTATATTTTTAATGAGTGAATTTGTAACATTACACAAGTATAAGTAAAACTAAACGAAAATCAAATGAGTTTTTCTGCCTGGTTTAGAGAGGACCAGTAATTCATACTCATACATCAAACCACGTTTATCAGATTTCAGAAATCACATCTTTATTCCTTTGTCGTGTTTCACCCGATTTCATGATCCATGAAGTACTGTAGGTTCAACTGTCTTGACCATTTCTGTTTCACAGCATCACAACTAGTTGCATAATTGTGGGTTGAGGAGACTCCCAATCTGAGCATTTTCGACAAATGTCACTTTGTGTGAATATCGTGGTTCACCCAGTTTTCACTCTCGTGCTTGGGTTATAGGGATCGACTGATTCACCAATGCTCTTCCAGGACAGAACTTAGTAGTCAGAACTTCTTTGAGACGAcgaaaaattaaagaaaacataGCTGCATTGGACAAAAGGGAAACATTAAAAAGAGAAACTATACAACATCACCCAAAGGAACAAATGAAAAGGGCTAGATTAGTAGTTGAGCAATGGAGGCAGAAGGGCTTCACCACCCTGCAAAACTCAATCTATAAATTTCACAGTATAGACTCTTGAAGGCTGAGAAGAAGAAATTATAATGGAAAAAATTTAAGATGGTAGTCttgcattttatttgaaattgtaGTTTAGACTAGCACTCAGGCATTCAAAAGCTTAGTTGacgaaaacaagaaaaatattaGCGTGCGTACTGC from Salvia splendens isolate huo1 chromosome 9, SspV2, whole genome shotgun sequence includes:
- the LOC121747227 gene encoding dirigent protein 21-like; this encodes MFMFTNCFGKEKIYTKEKVAKLHFYVQDLRIGHVNATVSEVATASVTKDSPYNFGSVHVLDDLVTAGPEMDSRPVGRVQGLTTNADLSTYGIAMNLNFYFTAGKFAGSQLSLLGRNQVLDDKRELPVVGGTGAFRFTRGYAIQSTYSNDFPAHYAVLEYTVYATYDSEIGKSDEDVEVF
- the LOC121746465 gene encoding pentatricopeptide repeat-containing protein At2g21090-like — encoded protein: MTPNKFRNYPCVVQNFLNLASRGQLCEAVDALPYLSKGGVLLNYKTIASLLRRIADEKLIKAGKLVHLHLKLTRSKHPDTFLANHLIEMYAKCGDHSRAREVFDKMRVRNLYSWNNMLSGYAKLGMAKAARKVFDKMPERDFVSWNTMVMAYVQSERFDVAVKCYLELRRSDCGYNEYSFAGVLTVCVKLKALWLLKQLHCQVFVLGFLSNAILSSSVMDAYAKCGEMRDGRRLFDEMKWRDVLAWTILLSGYAKDGNMKSAHEIFYSMPEKNSVSWTALISGYAQNGMGRHALYLFKEMIKMRIEPDQYTYSSCLFACSSTILSRHGMQLHSHLITAGITPNVVVVSSLIDMYSKCGSLHDAKQVFDDTQNKNHVVLWNTFISALAHHGCGRQALKIFTDMAGLGLRPDSVTFLALLNACSHSGLVQEGLELFGSMKADYQIVPDQEHYACLIDLLGRSGCFDEMMNQLKKMPFKPEDCVWNALIGVCRIHGNVELSRVVMRHLVEVDPCSPAAYLLLSAIYAALGRWDCAKEVRDLMSSRRIQKDQAVSWVEVDRKLQLDTKHGRDTTSVLELLADGNTIYSVES
- the LOC121748577 gene encoding uncharacterized protein LOC121748577 is translated as MGAQVSKQIERRTDIKTEKKVLADLKQTCGCDYPGCDYRPSDRKNWMSALNPDKLRINQIVWPGTHDSATNQIGIPFISRPFAQCQTLSIYDQLVAGARVLDVRIQEDRRVCHGILLTYSVDVVIADVKKFLTETQSEIIILEIRTEFGHTDPPDFDQYLKDQLGDYLIHHDDRVFEKTIAEILPRRVICVWKPQKAPAPAAGDPLWSSGYLKDNWTDTDKPSTKFESNMKHLGEQPATVGRKYFYRVENTVTPQADNPILCVKAVTGRIQPYARTFIAECVRRGIADRLQIFSTDFIDDDFVDACVGLTSAKVEGKA